The DNA region CGAAGTCATCCCCCGGCGCAACACCTAGCCTTGTTCCTCGCACAACGGATTAACTGGACAGACCTCGGGGATCGGCTTTGAGCCCCGCAGGGCCGTGCCTACGGTGGGGATGACGGCAAAACACCGCCCAATTCCCCCTCGGTGAATGAGGCGAGACCGATGACGCACGCCGATCACGGACGCTCTCCCCGTACCGCATCCCTTGACGTCGCGGTGCGGCAACTCGATCGCGATGTCGTCCTCGTGGACATCGCGGGCGAGGTCGACCTGTCCACCCATCGCGACATCGAGGCGATGCTGTTTGATGTCCTCGAACCACCGTCGCCCAAGATCCTGATCGCCGACCTCAGCGAGGTGTCGTTCTTCGACGCCAGCGGCATCAGCACCCTGGTCCACGCGCATCAGCGGGCACAGACGGTCGACACCGACCTGCGCGTCGTCAGCGACCGGCGCACCGTACGCCGCCCGCTGACGACCACCGGCGTCGACCGCGACCTGCACCTCTACAACGACCCCAGCGCGGCGCACGAGGTTCCGTCGCCGCCCGCCCCGAGCTGAGTCGGCGAGCCAGCGCGGCTCGCCAGCTTCTACCTGCGGGGCTGAAGGGAAGGGCGTTTCCCGTCCTCGGGTCTCCGCCGTGCGTGTGGATCCCTTTCCAATGCCATTCTCCACGTGTCAGCTCACCGCGTCCGGTGCGGTGCTGGGGCACTGATCCGGCGCGATCATCGGCTACCCGTTCCGAGCGGCGTCATACCCGGGGACAGGCCATCGGACAGGGTTGAACCGCCGCGCCGGTGGATACCCCGACGGCGCCGGTGGATATCCGGCGGGTGAAAGAAACCGCGCGATGACGGGGAGCGCTATGTGAAGTCACTGCAGCAGCCACCGCCACGCCCGGGATCGCACCGTCCCGAGCCGCCATATCCGGACCCGCGGCATCCGGTGCCGCCCGACCCGGAACCTCATCCGGACGATCCGGAGCCTGACTATCCCAAGCCGCCACAGCCGCCAGCGCCCGAGCCGGAGCCTCCTTGAAGCGGCACCCGAACGCCGTGTCGCACGCCTGAGACGTCGTGTCCGCCGTTGCCGACGGTGTGCGTCACTTACCTGTCGCCGGGTCGCTCGGCCGAGGACAGCGGCACGTCACGGTCGCCGGTCTGCGGTCCCTGCGCGAGGCCGTCGTCGGGTAACGCGCGCGGATCAACGGTGTCCGCGCCGACCGCTCGCGTCGGGGAGCCGTCGGCGTCCCGCAGGCTGACGCCGGTCTCGGACACCAGGCCGAACTGCACCAGCTGCCGGGAGGTGACCGCGTCGGCCAGCCAGTCGAACGCGACCCGCAATTTGCCGATGGGCAGCGCGGCCAGGTGATAGGCGCGCGCGATGATCTTCGCGAGCGGCCCGCTAAGC from Streptosporangiales bacterium includes:
- a CDS encoding anti-sigma factor antagonist (This anti-anti-sigma factor, or anti-sigma factor antagonist, belongs to a family that includes characterized members SpoIIAA, RsbV, RsfA, and RsfB.) encodes the protein MTHADHGRSPRTASLDVAVRQLDRDVVLVDIAGEVDLSTHRDIEAMLFDVLEPPSPKILIADLSEVSFFDASGISTLVHAHQRAQTVDTDLRVVSDRRTVRRPLTTTGVDRDLHLYNDPSAAHEVPSPPAPS